Genomic window (Rosa chinensis cultivar Old Blush chromosome 6, RchiOBHm-V2, whole genome shotgun sequence):
TTTTgaaaagagaggagagagtggCTGGCATCATTTCGTGATTTTTGGTGGGTGGCTGGCATCATTTCGCGATAAAGAGGAAAGGATAGTGAGATAAGGAGTGCGCTGCTGATGTTGAGATGGGATGGACTGCCACGTGACAACATGTGAATGGATAaggagagaaaaacaaaaagaattaaaaggaaaaaggaaactgAAAGAAGAGTACAGAGCACGTGCTGCACCATATTACCAGGcctattaaattattaattaaacaGTTCTCCaccatcaaattttttttttttctttctttttcttcttcccttttttttttttttctttctattctcCTCCGGTCTCAAGGTACATCCGAACGCATTATCATCTTGGAATAATCGGATTTGGCTTCTTTGATCGTAttgactatggttgaccaatGTTGACTTTTCGTATTTTTGTCAGAAACtctaatttgctccaattttgcatGATTTATTCTGAAATCTACAACTCCccttatttactacaatataaataaaaatggattaattacataataattaacttgaggattaacttatttttaGTGTTTGAGATATAATTTACATGTATAAAAATGCTTGTAACCATTGCTTGAGTTGGTTGGGGTTGTCCCTATTCGATATGCTGGTTATGGCTGGTGGAACGGCGGTGATAGACATGAATGTGGTGGGATACATTAGGGATGGTGGAGGTGGATGACTCTAGGTTCATGGAGGCTGAGCAGAGGTAGAGGTGTTCTTGGGATGCTGGATGACGAGATTTGTGACAATCTCGACTGAGTTCATGGTGTTTGGTGGCTCTGTGGGCATGGGGTATGAAATTGGGTCATGAGTTTGGTTTTAGAATGATGTATGGAGACAGTGCTTGGTTTGTCATCGATGGCTGGTTAGATATCAGGTGGCTAAGTCGAATAGGGCAGTGGCTGTGCAGTGGACTGGTAGTCGTTATTGGGCGGTTGGAGGTGGGGGCGCCTGAGCGGTTGACTGATCATGGcagtttttttttagttttttagtagggttttattttcagatttgtggTTAGGTCAAATAAGTCCCTACTCATTTGAgttagggtttggaggttttggtCATGTTGTGGTGCCATCTCTGTGGTGTTACTCCTGGAACTATATGTTATAAGTTTGGTACTTGGTTATCAACATAATGTTGGATtttccttgcacgtggtctggcagTATATGGACATGGTGTCGAAGATGGTGAAGTGGTTTGTCTGGATGTTGGTGGCAAGGTCGTATCGTGACCCTCGGGCGAAAAAATTGGTTAGGGGTTAGACTTTTCGGTTCATGGATATTACTATTAGTGATGGACCCGTAACTATAGATCTTGGTAGGAATATGTGTTGTGCTGTTGATACCACAACCGGTTATTCCAATGtgatgtattttttttattattattaatggaTTCTATTTagtctaaaataaataaataaataaataaaacttatACCATACATTTTGATCTATCAATTTAGATTCCCAGATTCCCTACTTGTAATAGTAGAGTCCAATCATGGAATAAGTTGTAAATACAGACATCAGTTTGGTTGACTCCTCGCGAGTTCCACGAGCCTTAATCTAACAATTGCGTGAGTTGTGGGCTGGTCAGTGTGATTGATACTTGCCTTCTTTCATCTTTGGTGCAGGCCAACTTTAGAGTACGGAATTGGATGAGACgtcaaattaaaatttatttatgtatttatttttatggtatgcttcccctgCATGTATTCTCGAATATGAAATGTCAGTTGCAGCCGACAAACCCGACAAACCTTGTATTGTTTTTTTGATCTGGAACTCATGGAAGTTTAAATGAAAAGTTAAAACTCTAACCTAAAACTTTTATTCTCCTGCTCCCTATATTCCTCCAAACGATAACCAAAGCACTCGGAGTCTTAACCTAGTCGATGATTGTCTGATCTCCCTATCTGACAGCAACTTAGTTGATCGATTCGCCACTGAACCCTTCTAAATCGAATTCTGTAAATTGATTCTTTAATGAATTAAAAGTGACATGCATGTAATCATGTATGTGATCACCTCCGAGTCCAGCTCCGTTTTTCTCGTTCCCCATTTGTTGAGTGCTCTCGAGTCCACTTGTTGGAAATTGGGATATACTAAATTCAAACCTATCATGAAATGAGCATAGAACAAAAGCCTAGAGAGTCGTTATATATGCACATTTGGATTGACAATAattctgtctttggaaaattgTTCTAAGATCTTGACTTAtgcttcctccacattgttTGTAGTGAAAGCTAACACTGAATGTGGACATAGATCTCTGTcaattcctttcaaaaaaaaaaaaagatctctgTCAATTAATCAAATTCTCTCTGTATAAAGAtataagtttatatatatatatataggtccATTTTAAAGAGAACctccttactttaagaatttgaagATCATTTTACACAAGTTTGTGACTTAATTCAATGATCACAACTGCTGATGCTTTAGATTCTTATGCAAGAATAATGTCTACAAAAAATTAACCAAAttcataatcatttggtcattcgaaaatgtgtaaacaaatgtaatttattatataaaatttAAATGAACATTATGCTAATCAAATAGTTAAACGTTTTCCGATTTGGCCAATTTTTTGTAGGATTTATATGTGTGTAATTAACTAGAAAATAAGTGGTTgtgattattaaaatacatcctaaaaataaaaacatccttatttttcaaatttaaggaGGTCATCTCTAGAACGGACCTACCTAGCTAGCACCACATTCAGTCATTCGGCTATGACTGAGTTAACCGTTTACATATACTTATATCAGATATCAGCCAGCCAATCGTTTCTATATGCACGAGAGCCAAAATCACTAATGATACATTCCACCTCACCACATACAGTTTGTGGTGAGCACTGTTACGTTCTTGGTCTAAACCCTAAGCACTATAATTGCTCTACCAGTGTTAATTGAGTACACAATCAACCCAAGAACTGTCTCTTTTCATGAAGAGGAAGAGGTCGACAGGCAGATCACATCACAAGACACATCGCTGTCCATGTGTTGAGATGACTAGGCATGCCTCCAATTTTGGTGGCATCTTATAGATGCAATGGCATTATACAagctaaaaacaaaaacaaaaaaaatttaagtcaTCATATTCTAGAGTATCCGGAATTGCTGTGTAACAAAAAAAGTAGAGGATTCATAACAGATTAGTGTTAAACTTTACTAGTATGTAAAAACATTTCAAGAAGCACTTTACATGTATTTTTTAAAAGAAGAGCTTCAAGTATTTTTACTATAAAtcacttgaattgcttctttcgATTGCTTTAATATGTCAACTACATAGACACATTGTGTACATAATAagatttaatttgtttcttaACTACGATCCTAGTTTCACAGAAATAATCATTTGTTGTGTCGTTCAATAATGATACCCTCACACCTGCAAGTGCTTGATGGCAGTATGAACATCCTTATCCCCTCTGCCACTGCAGTTAAGGACGACCTTTGCCCCATTAGGAAGAGTAGGACACAACTTTTCTAAGTAGGCTAGTGCATGAGAGGTCTCCAAAGCTGGAATTATTCCCTCAAGTTGTGACAATTTTTTAATAGCTTCCAATGCTTCATCGTCAGTAACGCTGTAGTACTCAGCACGCCCCAAGTCTTTCAGAAAACTGTGCTCCGGTCCAACCCCAGGATAATCTAAGCCTGCACTTATAGAATGAGGCTCAATAATTTGGCCATCTTCATCCTGTAACAAGTAGCTCATAGCTCCGTGCAGAACCCCAACATCACCTTTTGTCAAAGTTGCAGCATGCTTGCCACTATCCAATCCAAACCCTGCAGCTTCTACTCCTATCAATCGAATATCTTTGTCTTCAACGAACTCATGGAAGAGTCCCATAGCATTTGATCCTCCACCTACACAAGCAACTAGCACATCTGGCTTTCCACCCCATTTTTCGAGTGCctgttttcttgtttctttacCGATCACCTTGTGGAAATCGCGAACCATCATAGGGTATGGATGAGGGCCAGCAACAGATCCCAAAATATAATGAGTTGTCTCGACATTAGTTACCCAGTCCCTTATAGCTTCTGAAGTAGCATCCTTTAGTGTTGCTGTTCCAGAATGAACAGCCTTTACTTTAGCGCCAAGAAGCCGCATTCGGAAAACGTTGGGGGCTTGCCTTTCCATATCTTGGGCACCCATGTAAATAATGCATTGCAACCCAAACCGAGCACAAATAGTTGCAGTGGCAACTCCATGTTGACCTGCCCCAGTTTCAGCAATAATGCGTTTCTTGCCCAACCGCTTAGCGAGCAAAGCTTGGCCAACAGCATTGTTGATCTTGTGTGCCCCGGTATGGTTAAGATCTTCCCTCTTTAGGTAAATGTGAGGGCCTTCACCATTTGGACGTCTGTATTCCTGACGCagacggattgataactaggtttaccagctataaacctaagcaaaagattctggagtccagcagagataaaagagaataatctcaatttaattgataaaagatgaaagatccGTTCTGCAgccgcataaataagagaaaagtaccctagggcgactaacaacgaaaccctaaggtccatggataaaaacgaaaacaacccaaaaataactaagaaaaccaaaaacgggtaaaatagaaaaatgcagttttgaggccttaaacgatcccgaaagcccgaaaaatgctATAGCTTATGGCAAAGCCATAagtcttgtttctggcgcgattccctttctgGAAAGGTAAGGTGCATCCCAATCAGACACCGAACAGCCGTTtcctgtctactagtcacttttcgttttcctcctttagcacggTCTAACTGTTCCTCGAATTGGGCCGCCATACGCTctgcatcagtctcctccacctccgaagaactcgaccccgagttctcatctggataaagaacctcatcttcacgaaactcatgcagGTCAGCCACATTAAAGGTGTTAGAGATACCCATAGAATCTGGTAGagcaacaacataagcattgtcgttgatcttccgcagcaccttaaaaggaccatattttcGGGGTTTCAGTTTGTTATAGGTACCAACAGGAAATCGCTCCTTCCTCAGAAATACCATCACGTCATCACCCTCTTGGAACAATTTCACTCTGCGATGTTTATCAGCTGTAGCCTTATTCTTAGCATTAGTTGCTTCTAGCTTGGCCTTAACTTCATCTCGAACAGCCTGTACATCTCTAGCCATACTATCAGCAGCAACACTAACCCCATGAACCTTAGGAAGCTTCACCAGATCAACCACATGTTGAGGAATAGCAGTATAAACTAAGGAGAATGGTGACTTCCCTGTGACGCTATGCACAacactgttataagcaaactccacctgtgGCAAAGCATAATCCCACTGTTTGGGTCGATCTCCACAAACGCTTCGGACCATGTTACCCAGAGTTCTGTTAGTAACCTCTGTCTGTCCATCCGTTTGAGGATGAGCTGTGCTGCTACGGTTCAAGGCTGTTCCAAACATCCTCCACAAGGTAATCCAGAAATGGCTAAGGAACTTGGTGTCTCTGTCAGATGTAATGGACTTGGGTACTCCATGCAAACGAACCACTTCCCTGAAGAACAGTTTAGCTATATTAGAAGCATCAGCAGTCTTCTTACATGCGATGAAATGCACCATCTTagagaacctgtcaactaccacaaacactgaatccactcccctttgggtacggggtaatcccaacacaaaatccatagcaaggtcctgccaaatatcatcaggaacaggtaaaggtagataaagacctgtgttttgggactgacccttagagacctggcaggtgtagcacttTCTTACGATAGTTCCTGCGTCCTTCTTCAACTGTGGCCAGAAGTACCTCTCCTCGaggctagcaatagttttgtcTCGGCCCAAGTGTCCACTCAATCCCCCTCCATGCAGATCTCTGATCAGTTTCTCCCGCAATGAAGAACTAGGGATACAAAGTCGGTTGCCCTTGAATAAATATCCTTCATTCTCATAAAAATCTGCAACTGTGTTATTATTGCTGCACTTGGcccaaatttccttgaaaccaatatcttcctcatacaactccttcaagagATTAAACCCCACAATCTCTTGAGCTAAAGTGACCAGTAAGGAAGctctccta
Coding sequences:
- the LOC112171338 gene encoding tryptophan synthase beta chain 1, with amino-acid sequence MTSSTTTPKTIITPPLPKPYSSFQLPSKFCNRVTTPSSTSCTLIRDSTSVCMAGLPRPDSFGRFGKYGGKYVPETLMHALTELETAFYALAHDGEFEKELNGILRDYVGRETPLYFAERLTEHYRRPNGEGPHIYLKREDLNHTGAHKINNAVGQALLAKRLGKKRIIAETGAGQHGVATATICARFGLQCIIYMGAQDMERQAPNVFRMRLLGAKVKAVHSGTATLKDATSEAIRDWVTNVETTHYILGSVAGPHPYPMMVRDFHKVIGKETRKQALEKWGGKPDVLVACVGGGSNAMGLFHEFVEDKDIRLIGVEAAGFGLDSGKHAATLTKGDVGVLHGAMSYLLQDEDGQIIEPHSISAGLDYPGVGPEHSFLKDLGRAEYYSVTDDEALEAIKKLSQLEGIIPALETSHALAYLEKLCPTLPNGAKVVLNCSGRGDKDVHTAIKHLQV